From Drosophila suzukii chromosome 2R, CBGP_Dsuzu_IsoJpt1.0, whole genome shotgun sequence, a single genomic window includes:
- the LOC108008794 gene encoding synaptic vesicle 2-related protein, giving the protein MYYLNNETVALPSVGNFPQRETHSSTLELKTVSINPDDTYTVQQAINAFGFGWFHVKLSLLVGLCWMSDSMEMAILSILGPALFCEWNVTKFQQASVTTIVFLGMMLSSSFWTQLSNRYGRKSALTLFGVLLVLYSILSSVAPSYAWLLTLRGLVGFAIGCVPQSVTLYAEFLPTKHKGKCVVLMDCFWALGACFEVVLALVVYPYYGWRGLLALSATPLLIFTILSPWLSESARYYSYNGHNDKAIKVLEQIAHNNKRHMLMGRLMADEEPSSAESFRSLLSSNLYRTTILLWFIWLASAFCYYGLVLVTTELLVARNKENNPNECVTFMTSDFMDLLWITLSEFPGILITIKVIKLFGKKKTIVLQYLVLVLCTLVLMSVTSRFSTSLTLFIARGTISGIFQAIYVYTPEIYPAALRSVGVSGCSVLARLGAMLTPFVAQVLMDSSKVQAMSTYAFVGLLASIACAFLPRENVGYH; this is encoded by the exons ATGTATTATCTAAATAACGAGACTGTTGCTCTTCCTTCTGTGGGGAACTTCCCCCAAAGGGAGACCCACTCATCAACCCTAGAGCTAAAGACTGTATCTATAAATCCAGATG ATACCTACACTGTTCAGCAGGCGATCAATGCCTTTGGTTTCGGTTGGTTTCACGTCAAGTTGTCGCTTTTGGTGGGACTTTGCTGGATGTCGGACTCCATGGAAATGGCCATCTTAAGTATTCTCGGTCCAGCTTTATTCTGCGAGTGGAATGTCACAAAATTCCAGCAGGCTTCGGTCACAACCATTGTTTTTTTGGGCATGATGTTGAGTTCTAGTTTTTGGACACAGCTAAGCAACAGATATGGCCGAAAGTCG GCCCTCACTTTATTTGGAGTATTACTAGTCTTATATAGTATACTAAGTTCAGTGGCTCCCAGCTATGCCTGGCTTTTAACCCTAAGAGGTCTAGTGGGATTTGCAATCGGCTGCGTTCCACAATC TGTCACCTTATATGCTGAGTTTCTGCCCACCAAGCACAAGGGAAAGTGCGTAGTACTAATGGAT tGTTTTTGGGCTTTGGGAGCTTGCTTTGAAGTTGTTTTGGCCCTAGTTGTCTACCCTTATTACGGATGGCGAGGACTTTTGGCTCTATCAGCTACACCCCTACTAATATTTACCATTTTATCACCG TGGCTGAGCGAATCGGCTCGCTATTACTCGTACAATGGGCATAATGACAAGGCTATAAAGGTTCTGGAACAG ATAGCTCATAACAACAAGCGTCACATGTTGATGGGTCGCTTGATGGCCGATGAAGAGCCGAGCTCAGCAGAGAGCTTCCGATCCCTTCTCAGCTCGAACCTATATCGAACCACCATATTATTGTGGTTTATTTGGCTGGCTTCGGCTTTTTGCTACTATGGTTTAGTTCTGGTAACAACTGAGCTTCTGGTGGCCAGAAACAAGGAGAATAATCCAAATGAATGCGTGACCTTCATGACCTCCGATTTCATGGACCTGCTGTGGATTACCCTATCCGAATTTCCAGGAATATTAATAACCATCAAGGTGATTAAACTATTTGGCAAGAAAAAGACAATAGTCCTGCAATATTTAGTGCTTGTCCTTTGCACTTTGGTGCTGATGTCCGTAACAAG TCGCTTTTCAACTTCCCTAACCCTTTTCATTGCACGAGGCACGATATCTGGGATTTTCCAAGCTATTTATGTGTATACTCCGGAAATATATCCCGCCGCCTTGAGATCTGTGGGAGTTTCAGGGTGCTCTGTGTTGGCCAGACTTGGCGCCATGTTAACCCCATTTGTAGCGCAAGTTTTGATGGATTCATCCAAGGTTCAAGCAATGTCCACCTATGCATTCGTGGGTCTACTGGCTTCCATAGCTTGCGCTTTTTTGCCCAGAGAAAATGTTGGCTATCACTGA
- the Rsph4a gene encoding radial spoke head protein 6 homolog A, which yields MDKDSCQNFSLDSTSSSQFVLPPICNPKKKKPEKPKVEETSAECSNVITSTSTSSTTTISIGAFDSQCNLHNAPVPEAPNIGYELNVAKSILQKYSTLSGDNLFDHLSDIIKRVIDERPPNVIDFFEEFSRNVREQKFHLPERFPPTGVFDEVRTFRVAKKILQSMKLPYNIEGEDLMGEDMSGEDARTNEELNIVIDDSMRYFVTFNERVQQLQFYWTQCGFSICNDDIFQLASAMNRLQTHPSIMQCRFWGCINGLKASYYIVEASLTREEIASRLVMMEDEMRQKQVPLQMRKDREDKPLPPHIGPELTPGIYGWEEFPPEELEKMRPKAAAVPLVEEMEFYDIPPELIGLGCNRYSYFVVNSLFDDWIELPIVTPRQIAVSRQIKKFLTGDLEADVISFPCFPGKEKHYLRALIGRITAGTYIAPVGYYRRMTKKEKKLFDGEEEDEGEEEDEEEEEEEVNEGEEEQIEDNDVMLLKNEKYEVEPLGSLATPVAWVHVRSNILNQQGRVVWYDEEKARKEREKALALYLKMQMMGEMEEEIEEEEEEEEDEEEGEEEGMIEGFNQPELGPSILSSCANDMNPEVSVPWLVRLTSKYTNQKERMLLMQSNIWPGAYTFIFEKTCESIYLGWGHKYYARNIPFKHLPMVQEEYPHDVEDFIEASDPTVEEEEAYKAWLLRKQQKADYVAEDIEDYDDEEFDDQYDDD from the exons ATGGACAAGGATTCTTGTCAAAATTTCTCATTAGACTCTACGTCCAGTTCGCAATTTGTTCTTCCGCCAATTTGCAATCCAAAAAAGAAGAAACCTGAAAAACCCAAGGTGGAGGAGACCTCTGCAGAATGCTCTAACGTAATCACATCGACATCCACATCTTCGACGACAACCATATCAATAGGTGCTTTTGATTCGCAATGCAACCTCCATAATGCACCGGTTCCCGAGGCCCCGAATATCGGCTATGAGTTAAACGTGGCCAAGTCCATATTGCAGAAGTATAGCACTCTCAGTGGCGATAACTT ATTTGATCACTTAAGTGATATTATAAAGAGGGTGATTGACGAGCGTCCTCCCAATGTGATCGACTTCTTCGAAGAATTCAGCAGGAATGTCCGCGAACAAAAGTTCCATTTACCAGAACGTTTTCCTCCAACTGGTGTTTTCGATGAAGTTCGTACTTTCCGGGTGGCCAAAAAGATTCTACAATCCATGAAA CTGCCCTACAATATTGAAGGTGAGGATCTGATGGGCGAAGATATGTCCGGTGAGGATGCAAGGACAAATGAAGAACTTAACATTGTTATAGACGATTCCATGCGATACTTCGTTACTTTCAACGAACGAGTCCAACAACTGCAGTTCTACTGGACCCAATGTGGATTTAGTATTTGTAACGATGACATCTTCCAGTTAGCCAGTGCCATGAACCGGCTGCAGACCCATCCCTCTATAATGCAGTGCAGATTTTGGGGCTGCATCAATGGACTGAAGGCCTCCTACTATATAGTCGAGGCCTCACTGACCCGGGAGGAAATAGCTTCGCGCCTGGTCATGATGGAGGATGAGATGAGGCAAAAGCAAGTTCCGCTGCAGATGCGCAAGGACAGGGAGGATAAGCCATTGCCACCGCACATTGGTCCGGAACTCACGCCGGGAATATATGGTTGGGAAGAGTTTCCGCCGGAAGAGCTGGAGAAGATGAGGCCCAAGGCTGCCGCCGTTCCTCTGGTTGAGGAAATGGAGTTCTATGATATTCCACCGGAACTGATTGGCCTGGGATGCAATAGATACTCCTACTTCGTTGTGAACTCCCTCTTCGACGATTGGATTGAGTTGCCCATAGTGACTCCTCGTCAGATTGCAGTGTCCCGGCAGATCAAGAAGTTCCTTACAGGCGACCTGGAAGCGGACGTAATATCTTTCCCCTGCTTTCCCGGAAAAGAGAAGCATTACCTACGGGCCTTGATAGGTCGCATCACTGCTGGCACCTATATTGCACCTGTGGGCTACTACAGGCGGATGACCAAAAAGGAAAAGAAGTTGTTCGATGGCGAGGAGGAAGACGAGGGTGAGGAAGAGGATGAGGaagaagaggaggaggaggtaaACGAAGGCGAGGAGGAACAAATAGAAG ATAACGACGTAATGCTTTTGAAGAATGAAAAATACGAAGTGGAACCACTGGGATCTCTGGCCACTCCAGTAGCCTGGGTCCATGTGAGATCGAATATCCTTAATCAGCAGGGCCGAGTCGTTTGGTATGACGAGGAGAAAGCACGAAAAGAAAGGGAGAAGGCCCTTGCTCTCTATttgaaaatgcaaatgatgggCGAGATGGAGGAAGAAATAGAGGAGGaagaagaggaggaggaggacgaggagGAGGGCGAAGAGGAGGGCATGATCGAGGGCTTTAATCAACCGGAACTGGGTCCCAGTATCCTCTCCTCATGTGCCAACGATATGAACCCGGAGGTTTCAGTTCCATGGCTAGTCCGCTTGACCAGCAAGTATACAAATCAAAAGGAGCGAATGCTTCTCATGCAATCGAACATCTGGCCAGGCGCCTACACATTTATCTTTGAGAAGACCTGCGAATCCATATACTTGGGATGGGGCCACAAGTACTACGCCCGCAATATACCCTTCAAGCACTTGCCCATGGTGCAGGAGGAGTATCCACACGATGTCGAGGACTTCATCGAGGCTAGTGATCCCACGGTTGAAGAGGAGGAGGCCTACAAGGCTTGGCTCCTAAGAAAACAGCAAAAGGCCGACTACGTGGCAGAAGATATCGAGGATTATGATGATGAAGAGTTTGATGATCAGTATGACGATGACTAG